In the genome of Paenibacillus sp. FSL R5-0766, one region contains:
- a CDS encoding ABC-2 family transporter protein, with protein MLYFTLASKAYSRNLQYRGAHMVHNLASAMFGYMYACLWIGIGADHTLGEYGTQGMISYIAFTQSSLWISGFLTNGLGIPLSVRTGQIALDLMRPVHLFTHLMAREWGQIAYQFVYKSIPIYLLFSIVFSLHWPSDVSTLFYAALGLAGAAYLSICMNYIIGATSMWTTESSWLHWGNHAMMNLLAGFFIPLEWLPNWLEQLAWISPYPFLLYVPTRIYLGFEDGSLLWGTLLWCVFMTLICLAITQVLRRKVEVQGG; from the coding sequence ATGCTTTATTTCACTCTGGCTTCCAAAGCCTACTCCCGGAATCTGCAATACCGCGGGGCACACATGGTACATAACCTGGCAAGCGCCATGTTTGGTTACATGTATGCCTGCCTCTGGATCGGCATCGGGGCCGACCATACTCTCGGAGAATACGGGACACAGGGGATGATCAGTTACATTGCGTTCACGCAATCCTCTCTCTGGATCTCGGGTTTTCTCACGAACGGATTGGGTATTCCCTTATCCGTCAGGACAGGGCAGATCGCACTGGATCTGATGAGGCCTGTTCATCTGTTCACCCACCTGATGGCACGCGAATGGGGGCAGATTGCCTACCAGTTCGTGTACAAAAGTATTCCGATCTACCTGCTCTTCTCCATTGTCTTTTCCCTGCATTGGCCCTCAGACGTTTCAACACTATTCTATGCCGCACTTGGTCTTGCCGGCGCCGCATACTTATCCATCTGTATGAACTACATCATTGGTGCCACGTCGATGTGGACCACGGAGTCCTCTTGGCTTCACTGGGGCAATCACGCGATGATGAATCTGCTGGCTGGTTTTTTCATTCCGCTGGAATGGCTACCGAACTGGCTTGAACAACTTGCCTGGATATCACCCTACCCTTTCCTGCTCTATGTACCTACCCGAATCTATCTTGGTTTCGAAGATGGCTCCTTGTTATGGGGAACCTTGCTTTGGTGTGTCTTTATGACGTTGATCTGTCTTGCGATCACCCAAGTGTTACGTCGTAAAGTGGAGGTGCAGGGCGGATGA
- a CDS encoding succinylglutamate desuccinylase/aspartoacylase family protein: MLVTKHVLAASSAHATPYFIVRGMMPGPVMFITSGVHGNETASMAAAQKLADDIATGRHAIQRGLLIIVPRVNQQAYAKKIRGKPDLNRTFPRRMSGKAKHPLAAAVFQLAREHRADWWLDLHEANGLSQLSSRVLGQTLITNPGSRTIPACRRVIERMNRSIAIRNRHFNLKQHELPGSARTAASRLLQARSVTVETCWSLKRSTRIKYQTKIVHHFLREAGMS, from the coding sequence ATGCTTGTAACCAAACATGTCCTTGCAGCATCCAGCGCACACGCTACTCCCTACTTCATCGTACGTGGCATGATGCCGGGACCCGTGATGTTCATTACATCCGGGGTTCACGGGAATGAAACGGCGAGTATGGCCGCTGCGCAAAAACTCGCAGATGATATTGCGACAGGTCGTCACGCCATTCAGCGAGGGCTGTTAATTATCGTGCCACGCGTGAACCAGCAAGCCTACGCTAAGAAAATCAGAGGCAAGCCAGATCTGAATCGTACGTTTCCACGTCGTATGTCAGGCAAGGCCAAGCATCCGCTCGCTGCGGCAGTTTTTCAGCTGGCGCGTGAACATCGGGCCGACTGGTGGCTTGATCTGCATGAAGCCAACGGCCTGTCTCAACTGAGTTCACGAGTGCTTGGACAGACGTTGATCACCAATCCCGGCAGTCGGACAATTCCAGCTTGCAGAAGAGTTATCGAACGGATGAATCGGTCGATTGCCATTCGTAATCGTCATTTTAACCTCAAACAGCATGAATTGCCGGGATCTGCCCGTACAGCGGCTTCAAGACTATTACAAGCCCGTTCCGTCACGGTGGAGACCTGTTGGAGTCTGAAACGCTCGACCCGTATCAAGTATCAGACGAAGATTGTGCACCATTTTCTGCGTGAAGCGGGTATGTCATGA
- a CDS encoding response regulator transcription factor — translation MLSHRLLLVEDDRSISEMVGPYLEKEGYDVTYAYDGLEAEHQFSQSQPGYDLVILDLMLPRKSGMDVLQTIRAVSLVPVLILSAKDGEVDKALGLGFGADDYLSKPFSLIELTARIKAAIRRANYTTQPAAEVAKDQRIHIGGLVVDIETYEVEREGTPVKLTSKEFGILKLLVTHPGKVFTKAQIYASVWNDHYYGDENIINVHMRRLREKLEADPSAPQYIKTLWGIGYKLEAEQG, via the coding sequence GTGTTAAGTCATCGCTTGTTGCTTGTTGAAGATGATCGTTCAATTAGTGAGATGGTCGGGCCGTACTTGGAAAAAGAGGGCTACGACGTCACTTATGCATATGACGGCTTAGAGGCAGAACATCAGTTCAGCCAGTCACAACCCGGGTATGATCTGGTTATTCTGGATCTGATGCTGCCCCGCAAAAGTGGGATGGATGTGCTGCAAACCATTCGGGCAGTCAGTCTGGTACCTGTGCTCATTCTGTCTGCAAAGGATGGGGAGGTGGACAAAGCGTTAGGCTTGGGCTTCGGTGCAGATGATTACTTGAGCAAACCTTTCTCGTTAATCGAACTGACTGCCCGCATCAAAGCTGCGATTCGCCGCGCCAATTATACGACTCAGCCTGCGGCTGAAGTGGCTAAAGATCAACGTATTCACATTGGAGGACTCGTAGTTGACATAGAGACGTACGAGGTGGAGCGCGAAGGTACACCCGTCAAACTGACATCCAAGGAATTTGGAATTCTGAAGCTGTTGGTTACCCATCCTGGCAAAGTGTTCACCAAGGCTCAGATCTACGCTTCCGTCTGGAACGATCATTATTATGGAGACGAAAATATCATTAACGTACATATGCGTCGTCTGCGTGAGAAACTGGAGGCAGATCCTTCGGCTCCCCAATATATCAAGACACTCTGGGGCATCGGATATAAGCTGGAGGCGGAGCAGGGATGA
- a CDS encoding serine hydrolase domain-containing protein: MKFTPTKGVTFSMRDLQGFVSDYIKGKKHLHLEIGVITKEDIEYHSLGNPKKKSVAAAEHRLFEIGSVTKLFTSILLLELERQQQLSTDDTVGRYIHNGKNDYLNKVTLKSLATHTSGLPRLATNLNPTKNRLNPYSDYTEDDLLAFLADADFTDQMGSFEYSNTGVGLLGYMLCKVSGSTYEDLLKKYITGPLNMTETAVMLNAEQNDRFVDGHTSTGKKVPHWDLSVHAGAGAIKSSVHDMSLFVQANLNDDHPIASAIQKSHVPIMIGDSDLYLGWHKEKLLDQNILWHNGGTFGFSSYLAINKEQSIGVVLLSNYCFGSASIVDEYLDTIFKFITKKDLYPLMPLDPVGNKILEAMMQR; encoded by the coding sequence ATGAAATTCACACCAACAAAAGGAGTAACATTTTCTATGAGGGATTTACAAGGTTTTGTATCCGATTACATCAAAGGAAAGAAACATCTGCATCTTGAGATTGGCGTTATTACAAAGGAAGATATCGAATATCATTCATTGGGCAATCCCAAAAAGAAGAGCGTTGCTGCTGCTGAACATAGGTTGTTCGAAATCGGCTCTGTCACCAAACTTTTTACATCTATCCTTCTATTAGAATTGGAACGTCAACAGCAGCTTTCCACGGATGACACGGTTGGCAGGTACATACACAATGGTAAAAACGATTATTTGAATAAGGTTACCTTAAAAAGTCTTGCGACGCATACCTCTGGATTACCTAGACTTGCCACAAATCTCAACCCCACGAAAAACCGATTGAATCCGTATTCAGATTATACCGAGGATGATTTACTTGCTTTTTTAGCGGATGCTGACTTTACGGATCAGATGGGTTCATTTGAGTATTCTAATACCGGCGTGGGCTTACTGGGTTATATGCTATGTAAAGTATCAGGAAGTACATATGAAGATCTGCTGAAAAAATATATCACAGGTCCATTAAACATGACGGAGACAGCTGTTATGCTGAATGCAGAACAGAATGACAGATTTGTGGATGGACATACGTCAACGGGGAAAAAAGTCCCTCACTGGGATCTTAGTGTACATGCAGGGGCTGGGGCGATCAAGTCATCGGTTCACGATATGAGTTTATTTGTTCAGGCCAACCTTAATGATGATCATCCGATAGCCTCTGCAATACAAAAAAGTCATGTTCCTATAATGATTGGAGACTCGGACTTATATTTAGGATGGCATAAGGAGAAGCTGTTAGATCAGAATATTCTCTGGCATAACGGTGGCACATTTGGTTTCTCCAGTTATTTGGCTATAAATAAGGAACAGAGTATAGGGGTCGTATTATTGTCCAATTATTGTTTTGGATCAGCCTCTATTGTGGATGAGTATCTGGATACGATATTCAAGTTTATAACTAAAAAAGACCTTTATCCACTCATGCCGCTAGACCCTGTGGGTAATAAAATACTGGAAGCCATGATGCAGAGATAA
- a CDS encoding sensor histidine kinase — MTLIFASTTAILAIAVIGLWMRLQKRTQHLSYIHQKISAILDQGTFERLLVFNSDDQVSQLLKDMNQLLDHAHRAKAGYANQEKEMRNMLSNISHDLKTPLTVVLGYSETLLHSPSLSDQERKMMTEKIQDKAQEVLRLIHSFFDLAKLESGDTELVLSRVNISELCRLKMLSFYEMLTNLGLQVELEIPAGDIFVQANEEALDRVLDNLITNGMKYGAEGKVMGLSLDHSIGGPVTLQIWDQGKGIPESEHSRVFERMYTLEDSRNRLYQGSGLGLTITKRLVERMGGSIHLHSVPHQRTVFSVTLKAW; from the coding sequence ATGACACTGATTTTTGCCAGTACAACAGCTATTTTGGCTATTGCCGTCATTGGATTGTGGATGAGATTGCAGAAACGCACCCAACACCTGTCCTATATTCATCAGAAAATATCCGCTATTCTGGATCAAGGCACCTTTGAGCGTTTGCTTGTATTCAATAGTGATGACCAAGTCAGTCAGCTTCTGAAAGACATGAACCAGCTGCTGGATCATGCGCACCGCGCCAAAGCAGGGTATGCGAACCAGGAGAAGGAGATGCGTAATATGCTCTCGAACATTTCGCATGATCTGAAAACGCCACTCACCGTTGTGCTGGGTTATAGTGAGACCTTACTGCACAGTCCATCATTGTCCGATCAGGAACGGAAGATGATGACGGAGAAAATACAGGATAAGGCGCAGGAAGTGCTGCGTTTGATCCATTCCTTTTTTGATCTGGCGAAGCTGGAATCCGGAGATACGGAACTGGTGCTTAGTCGAGTGAATATAAGCGAATTATGTCGGTTGAAGATGCTTTCCTTTTATGAAATGTTGACGAATCTCGGATTGCAAGTCGAGCTGGAGATACCTGCTGGTGATATCTTCGTGCAAGCGAATGAAGAAGCATTGGACCGTGTGCTGGATAATCTCATAACCAATGGAATGAAATATGGAGCAGAGGGTAAGGTAATGGGGCTTTCACTGGATCATTCGATAGGTGGACCTGTGACGTTACAGATCTGGGACCAGGGAAAAGGAATTCCGGAGAGCGAGCATAGTCGTGTGTTTGAACGCATGTATACACTGGAGGATTCCCGCAATCGACTCTATCAAGGCAGCGGCCTGGGTCTGACCATTACGAAACGGCTAGTTGAGCGGATGGGTGGAAGTATTCACTTGCATAGTGTGCCACATCAACGGACTGTATTCTCGGTTACCTTAAAGGCTTGGTAG
- a CDS encoding DegV family protein, protein MKKIAWVTDSTSTLDPVFAEQNHIYIVPLRIVFGEECYRETDDITSEMFYEKLAEASRASSSQPPIGEFIELYESLKDKYDEIITIHCSTELSGTLHTSMQAAEIAGVTVTAIDSKAGAYPHREMIMQGLEWQKQGCSAAEIKVNIEQMIDNMSFYLIPASLQHLHRSGRVSGTQLIISQLLKIHLLLRFEEGKVVVNEKIRTFKRTKERMLDMLKLDMEKVKHVCIMHANNQEEAVTIKKQIAALLPRLKTEIMPFIPVVSIHAGAGTIGLCWIHSENGYRD, encoded by the coding sequence ATGAAGAAAATTGCATGGGTCACCGATAGTACCAGTACACTGGATCCCGTTTTTGCGGAGCAAAATCATATCTACATCGTACCGCTGCGCATCGTATTTGGAGAGGAATGTTACCGGGAAACCGATGACATTACATCTGAAATGTTCTATGAGAAACTTGCGGAGGCTTCACGTGCGAGCAGTTCGCAGCCACCCATTGGCGAATTCATTGAACTGTATGAGTCGCTCAAAGACAAGTACGATGAGATTATTACGATTCATTGCTCTACAGAGCTTAGCGGAACGCTGCATACGTCCATGCAGGCTGCAGAGATTGCAGGAGTGACGGTGACCGCAATTGATTCGAAGGCAGGTGCCTATCCTCACCGTGAGATGATTATGCAAGGACTGGAATGGCAGAAGCAGGGATGTTCAGCTGCCGAGATCAAAGTAAACATTGAACAGATGATTGATAACATGTCCTTTTACCTCATACCGGCCAGTCTTCAACATCTTCACCGCAGTGGCCGGGTGTCGGGTACACAGCTGATCATCAGTCAACTGCTCAAGATCCATCTGCTGCTTCGATTTGAAGAGGGCAAAGTGGTTGTGAATGAGAAGATCCGCACGTTCAAGCGGACAAAAGAGCGCATGCTCGATATGCTCAAGCTGGATATGGAGAAAGTAAAGCATGTGTGCATTATGCATGCCAACAATCAGGAAGAAGCTGTTACAATCAAAAAACAGATTGCAGCTCTGCTGCCTAGATTAAAGACCGAAATCATGCCATTTATCCCTGTGGTAAGTATCCATGCAGGTGCAGGAACCATTGGACTGTGCTGGATTCACAGTGAGAACGGATATAGAGATTAG
- a CDS encoding MerR family transcriptional regulator, with translation METMTRGELAKRTGVSIATLRYYEDSGILPAPRRSSNGYRVYTEDYLVKIKFIKDAQLLGYSLKEIQETLQLLSQEDMEKDTLKTLVRERIADIQTHIDHLEQMQIHLARLLHTPEDDIDNYIQSFRVQKKEP, from the coding sequence ATGGAAACCATGACAAGAGGAGAGCTGGCTAAGCGTACCGGTGTAAGTATAGCAACCCTCCGTTATTACGAAGATAGTGGAATTCTGCCTGCTCCCCGTCGTTCCTCCAACGGATATCGGGTGTATACCGAGGATTATCTGGTCAAAATTAAGTTCATTAAGGATGCCCAGTTGCTGGGTTACTCCTTAAAGGAGATACAAGAGACCCTGCAACTACTCAGCCAGGAAGACATGGAAAAGGATACGTTAAAAACCCTTGTACGCGAACGCATCGCTGACATTCAGACACATATTGACCATCTGGAACAGATGCAGATTCATCTGGCACGACTGTTGCATACACCGGAGGACGATATCGATAATTATATTCAATCGTTCAGGGTGCAGAAGAAAGAGCCGTAA
- a CDS encoding ATP-binding cassette domain-containing protein, with translation MITARHLQKEFKTPVIREGRFSGLRTLFSREYVSKEAVRDISFDIGPGEFVGYIGPNGAGKSTTIKMLTGILHPTSGEVKLDGMNPHQDRRRTVGRLGVVFGQRSQLWWDLPVKDSYDILAEMYGVRAEDKKRRLSQFAELLDLESFWATPVRKLSLGQRMRADLAASMLHDPELLFLDEPTIGLDVNAKRNIRQFLRTLNETFGKTILLTTHDMDDIEQLCSRVMVINHGQLTYDGTISSLRETIGLPTLIRVTFRGAFHIPDVVSSAIHITGVEGQIVTVEVNRKEWSTMDILKQLEHWGQIEDVEMKEPDFEDIIHRVY, from the coding sequence ATGATCACAGCACGGCATCTGCAAAAGGAATTCAAAACTCCTGTTATTCGCGAAGGACGTTTCTCAGGCCTACGTACGTTATTTTCACGTGAATATGTGTCCAAGGAAGCGGTACGCGATATCAGTTTTGATATCGGCCCAGGGGAGTTTGTGGGTTACATCGGTCCGAACGGGGCTGGCAAGTCTACGACGATCAAAATGCTGACAGGTATCCTGCACCCAACCTCGGGTGAGGTAAAGCTTGACGGTATGAACCCGCATCAGGACAGGCGCAGGACCGTTGGTCGACTGGGCGTTGTGTTTGGACAGCGCAGCCAGCTCTGGTGGGATCTGCCTGTGAAAGATTCATATGATATTCTGGCCGAGATGTACGGCGTGCGTGCCGAGGACAAAAAGAGACGGCTGTCCCAGTTCGCTGAGCTGCTGGACCTTGAATCGTTCTGGGCCACGCCTGTCCGCAAGCTCTCGCTTGGACAACGCATGCGAGCGGATCTCGCAGCTTCCATGCTGCATGATCCCGAACTGCTTTTTCTCGATGAACCAACAATTGGACTGGATGTGAACGCAAAGCGGAACATTCGCCAGTTTCTACGTACATTAAATGAAACGTTTGGCAAAACGATTTTGCTGACCACCCATGACATGGACGACATTGAACAGTTATGCAGCCGGGTCATGGTAATTAACCATGGTCAACTAACATATGACGGCACGATCTCGTCACTTCGCGAAACCATCGGACTACCTACGCTGATTCGGGTAACATTCCGGGGAGCGTTTCATATCCCGGATGTTGTGTCGTCCGCGATACATATTACTGGAGTGGAAGGACAGATTGTCACCGTCGAAGTGAACCGGAAGGAATGGAGCACAATGGACATTCTGAAACAGTTGGAGCACTGGGGTCAGATCGAAGATGTAGAGATGAAAGAACCGGATTTCGAAGATATCATTCATCGGGTGTATTAG
- a CDS encoding ABC-2 family transporter protein → MKRTSWFNLYKMLIRTSIRSRMQYKFNFIMASVLAALIQISEFLMVALVLHKFGAIKGWSLHEIGYLFAIMTLSKTLYRTFGNEVHHLEKYLVNGELDQLLTRPMPVLLALLPQNFRIMAGEVLQGGFILCWSLAGMMHSGQIGWIAIPFSLFIILTGAVILFSIGLATATLGFWTTRIEELQTITEDAARTAAQYPLTIYPKWMSGILLTVIPVGFVNYIPSLYLLRGEGGAWILVAVAAVAVLSLAASLRFWQFGMTKYQSTGS, encoded by the coding sequence ATGAAGCGAACTTCCTGGTTCAATTTATATAAAATGCTCATTCGAACAAGCATCCGCAGCCGGATGCAATACAAGTTCAATTTCATCATGGCGTCCGTATTGGCCGCTTTAATTCAGATCTCCGAGTTTCTGATGGTTGCTCTCGTGCTGCACAAATTCGGAGCCATTAAAGGCTGGTCCCTCCATGAGATCGGTTATCTCTTTGCCATCATGACGTTATCCAAAACACTGTATCGCACATTTGGCAATGAGGTTCACCATCTGGAAAAATATCTGGTTAATGGTGAGCTTGATCAACTGTTAACTCGTCCCATGCCCGTATTGCTGGCACTGCTGCCGCAAAACTTCCGCATCATGGCTGGGGAAGTCCTGCAAGGCGGGTTCATTCTCTGCTGGTCATTGGCAGGCATGATGCACAGCGGACAGATTGGCTGGATCGCCATCCCCTTCTCCCTGTTCATTATCCTGACCGGTGCAGTCATTCTCTTTTCCATCGGACTTGCTACCGCCACACTCGGATTCTGGACCACACGCATTGAGGAATTACAGACGATCACTGAGGATGCCGCACGAACGGCTGCCCAATATCCGTTAACGATATATCCCAAATGGATGTCTGGCATTCTGTTAACGGTGATTCCGGTGGGATTCGTCAACTACATTCCGTCACTTTACCTGTTACGGGGTGAAGGAGGAGCGTGGATTCTTGTTGCTGTTGCAGCGGTTGCCGTACTGAGTTTGGCTGCAAGTCTGCGTTTCTGGCAATTCGGCATGACCAAATATCAAAGTACAGGTAGCTAA
- a CDS encoding ABC transporter ATP-binding protein, whose protein sequence is MNYIARTIDVTKVYEGVEVVSNFNMNIKQGEIYGFLGPNGAGKTTIMKMLTNLVKPTTGEIELFGEKLTPTSYEVLKRMGSIIEYPFFYDRLSARENLELHCEYMGFHNKKIIDNTMETVGLKDTGKKPVKDFSLGMKQRLGLARALITTPELLILDEPINGLDPVGIREMRDLFKRLSNEYRITLLVSSHILGEIEQIADTVGVIRGGRLVEEVSMESIRGSQNEYIELQAVDIRKATYVIEHQLGLSNYKLVDDQTLRIYDPGIIPSELNTKLIQHGIEIESISKRAHSLEEHFMKLVKGDEDVA, encoded by the coding sequence ATGAATTATATCGCACGAACAATAGATGTGACCAAAGTATATGAAGGGGTGGAGGTTGTATCCAACTTCAATATGAATATTAAGCAAGGTGAGATCTATGGATTCCTCGGTCCGAATGGTGCTGGTAAAACAACCATCATGAAGATGCTCACCAATCTCGTCAAACCAACCACAGGGGAGATAGAACTGTTTGGGGAGAAGCTTACGCCGACCTCCTATGAAGTGCTGAAGCGAATGGGCAGTATTATTGAATATCCTTTTTTCTACGATAGACTGTCTGCTCGCGAGAATCTGGAGCTTCACTGTGAATACATGGGGTTTCACAACAAAAAGATTATCGACAATACGATGGAAACGGTAGGGCTGAAGGATACAGGCAAGAAACCGGTCAAGGACTTCTCCTTGGGCATGAAGCAGAGGCTCGGACTGGCTCGTGCACTAATAACCACACCTGAACTGCTCATTCTGGATGAACCGATCAACGGATTGGACCCTGTAGGGATCCGGGAGATGCGAGATTTGTTCAAGCGCCTTAGCAATGAGTATCGCATTACCCTGTTGGTCTCCAGTCACATTCTTGGCGAGATCGAACAGATTGCGGACACAGTTGGTGTCATTCGCGGCGGTCGTTTGGTGGAGGAAGTATCGATGGAGAGCATTCGTGGAAGTCAAAATGAGTACATTGAGTTACAGGCGGTGGATATCCGCAAAGCGACCTATGTCATTGAACACCAGCTTGGTTTGAGTAATTATAAACTGGTTGATGACCAAACGTTACGCATCTATGATCCGGGAATCATTCCATCGGAACTGAACACCAAGCTGATCCAACACGGCATTGAGATCGAATCGATATCCAAACGGGCTCATTCCCTGGAAGAACACTTCATGAAGCTTGTGAAAGGGGATGAAGACGTTGCTTAA